Proteins from a genomic interval of Verrucomicrobium sp.:
- a CDS encoding class I SAM-dependent methyltransferase, translating into MSWISPSLRARLEAEGTTLYRIHTAPGGTVERFGGDVLLSVEREADAPALLEAYRAWAGREGFAAARVFRKILQAKPGPEPYALLEGDPAADRRTVALENGLSYRIDFGAGYSCGLFLDQRENRRFLRELGAATVFNGFAYTCAFSVAAAAGGAETVSVDVAPKALAWGKENFALNGLDPQAHRFWPDDVRESLHRQERRNSRFAAVILDPPSFARTPEGKVFRVQDELPEMAAQALGLLETGGHLLLSTNLSTLTRNDLADWAETAARQAGRKVKPLPVPAQEDLPPGEGARTLWVRAD; encoded by the coding sequence TTGAGTTGGATTTCCCCCTCCCTCCGCGCGCGGCTCGAAGCGGAGGGGACCACCCTCTACCGGATCCACACCGCGCCCGGCGGCACCGTCGAGCGCTTCGGCGGCGACGTCCTCCTCTCCGTGGAGCGGGAGGCCGACGCGCCCGCCCTCCTGGAAGCCTACCGCGCCTGGGCCGGGCGGGAGGGCTTCGCCGCCGCGCGCGTTTTCCGAAAGATCCTGCAGGCCAAGCCGGGCCCGGAACCCTACGCCCTCCTGGAGGGCGATCCCGCCGCCGACCGCCGGACCGTGGCCCTGGAAAACGGGCTCTCCTACCGGATCGACTTCGGCGCGGGCTACTCCTGCGGCCTCTTCCTGGACCAGCGGGAGAACCGCCGCTTCCTGCGGGAGCTGGGCGCGGCGACGGTCTTCAACGGCTTCGCCTACACCTGCGCCTTTTCCGTCGCCGCGGCGGCGGGCGGCGCGGAGACGGTCAGCGTCGACGTGGCGCCGAAGGCCCTGGCCTGGGGGAAGGAGAACTTCGCCCTCAACGGCCTCGACCCGCAGGCCCACCGCTTCTGGCCGGACGACGTGCGGGAAAGCCTCCACCGCCAGGAGCGGCGGAACAGCCGCTTCGCCGCCGTCATCCTCGACCCGCCCAGCTTCGCCCGGACGCCGGAGGGAAAGGTCTTCCGCGTCCAGGACGAGCTGCCGGAAATGGCCGCGCAGGCCCTGGGCCTATTGGAAACGGGCGGCCACCTCCTCCTCTCGACGAATCTCTCCACCCTGACCCGGAACGACCTGGCCGACTGGGCCGAAACCGCCGCCCGCCAGGCGGGCCGGAAGGTGAAGCCGCTCCCCGTCCCCGCCCAGGAAGACCTGCCCCCGGGCGAGGGGGCGCGGACTCTCTGGGTCCGGGCGGACTAG
- a CDS encoding ATP-binding cassette domain-containing protein has protein sequence MSAPLLEVKDLRVHYPARGGWFSKQGEPVRAVDGVSFTVEKGKTVGLVGESGSGKTTIGRAIVGLAPVTSGEVLYEGARIDGLSARRFLPYRKKIQMIFQDPFHSLNPRMRVEQIVGEALEIHFPAMTPGQRRDRVAQLLESVGLKAEHLARYPHQFSGGQRQRIGIARALAVEPDLIVCDEPVSALDVSVQAQIINLLQDLQEKLGLAYLFIAHDLAVVEHLSDTMLVMHRGKIVEAAPAEELYRNPQHEYTRRLLAAVPTL, from the coding sequence ATGAGCGCCCCCCTCCTGGAAGTCAAGGACCTGCGGGTCCACTACCCCGCGCGCGGCGGCTGGTTCTCCAAGCAGGGGGAGCCGGTCCGCGCCGTCGACGGCGTCTCCTTCACCGTGGAGAAAGGGAAGACCGTCGGCCTCGTCGGGGAGAGCGGCAGCGGCAAGACGACGATCGGCCGCGCCATCGTCGGCCTGGCCCCGGTCACCTCCGGCGAAGTCCTTTACGAGGGGGCGCGGATCGACGGCCTCTCCGCCCGCCGCTTCCTGCCCTACCGGAAGAAGATCCAGATGATCTTCCAGGACCCCTTTCACTCCCTCAACCCCCGCATGCGCGTGGAGCAGATCGTCGGCGAGGCGCTGGAGATCCACTTCCCCGCCATGACCCCCGGCCAGCGGCGGGACCGCGTGGCGCAGCTTTTGGAAAGCGTCGGCCTCAAGGCGGAGCACCTGGCCCGCTACCCGCACCAGTTCTCCGGCGGCCAGCGCCAGCGCATCGGCATCGCCCGCGCCCTGGCGGTGGAGCCCGACCTCATCGTCTGCGACGAGCCGGTCAGCGCCCTGGACGTCTCCGTCCAGGCCCAGATCATCAACCTCCTCCAGGACCTGCAGGAAAAGCTCGGCCTGGCCTACCTCTTCATCGCGCACGACCTGGCCGTCGTCGAGCACCTCTCCGACACCATGCTGGTCATGCACCGGGGAAAGATCGTGGAGGCCGCCCCGGCGGAGGAGCTCTACCGCAACCCGCAGCACGAATACACCCGACGCCTATTAGCGGCGGTTCCCACCCTTTGA
- a CDS encoding ABC transporter ATP-binding protein, with the protein MSDFHTLLKVENLTIDFVSDGRETRAVDGVSFSIADGRTVAIVGESGSGKSVTALAMTRLLPTPPAVYRGGSILFEGRSVLHASPEELRRLRGKQIAYIFQEPSTSLNPVYPVGAQIAEAIRLHRPGLSRAQVRAEVVQALADVGIVDPAARARAYPHELSGGMQQRVMIAMALACQPQILIADEPTTALDVTIQAQILSLLKEIKAKRQMAVVLITHNFGIIKDFADEVLVMFRGKIVERGEARQVLENPQHPYTKALIACVPRLGQQRERLTTIDYAQLSA; encoded by the coding sequence ATGAGCGACTTCCACACCCTGCTCAAGGTCGAAAACCTGACCATCGATTTCGTCTCCGACGGGCGGGAGACCCGCGCGGTCGACGGGGTTTCCTTCTCCATCGCCGACGGGCGGACCGTCGCCATCGTCGGCGAAAGCGGCAGCGGCAAGAGCGTCACCGCCCTGGCCATGACCCGGCTCCTCCCCACCCCGCCCGCCGTCTACCGGGGCGGGTCGATCCTCTTCGAGGGGCGCAGCGTCCTCCACGCCTCCCCGGAAGAGCTGCGCCGCCTGCGGGGCAAGCAGATCGCCTACATCTTCCAGGAGCCCTCCACCTCCCTGAACCCGGTCTACCCCGTCGGCGCGCAGATCGCGGAGGCGATCCGCCTCCACCGGCCCGGCCTCTCCCGCGCGCAGGTCCGCGCGGAGGTCGTCCAGGCGCTGGCCGACGTCGGCATCGTCGATCCCGCCGCCCGCGCCCGCGCCTACCCGCACGAGCTTTCCGGCGGCATGCAGCAGCGGGTCATGATCGCCATGGCGCTGGCCTGCCAGCCCCAGATCCTCATCGCCGACGAGCCGACGACCGCCCTGGACGTCACCATCCAGGCGCAGATCCTCTCCCTCCTGAAGGAGATCAAGGCCAAGCGGCAGATGGCCGTCGTCCTCATCACCCACAATTTCGGCATCATCAAGGACTTCGCGGACGAGGTGCTGGTCATGTTCCGCGGCAAGATCGTGGAGCGCGGGGAGGCCCGGCAGGTCCTGGAAAACCCGCAGCACCCCTACACGAAGGCCCTCATCGCCTGCGTGCCGCGCCTGGGCCAGCAGCGGGAGCGGCTCACCACCATCGACTACGCCCAGCTTTCCGCATGA